The Eubacterium maltosivorans genome includes the window CACACAGCTTTTAAAGGTACCAAGCTGTTCTTTAATCTTTTCGTGGGTAAAGCCCTTTTCCTTGGGATTATTGATCGTTATCTGCCACTTCCTCGAGCGTGTATCCTTCATTTTTCCCCCTTTTTGTCACAGAAGTTTGTCACAACATTGTCACAAACTTGTTCATTGTTTACAATGGCTTTAAACCACTGTTTTTACGGTTTTGTCACAAGTCACAGAGGTGCGCTAAGGTAATACTAGCTTAGCGCACCTACACCGGATTGTTAATTTACAGCATATGTATAATCTCAATGGTCAACAAGAATACCGTATCAATCAGACACAGCATAATAGCGATAAAGGCCATCATTTCCGTGACATAGTGCTTTGATTGAAGATACTTTACCGGGACGAGTAAATAGGCCAGATAAGCCAGCAGGGACAGGAAAAAGGCAATCCCGCAGATAATGACGGGAATGTATTTAATGTTCATTTTAAACCTCTCAAAGTTTCAATTTGTTATAAAGATATTTAATCCAAAAGACAACCGCCCAGACAAAGTAGGCGAAGATGAACAGGGCTAACAGGATGTCAAACACATTTAATCCACCTCCAATAGCTGCTTTAAGCTGGTTTTCTGCTGCTCCAGAGGGCTTTTCCCCTTCTTAAGCTCTTTCATTAACTGCATGGTGTCATAGCTGTGACGGATTTTATTGTAGGCCACAAAGTTATAACGCCATGCCCGGTGTCGTTTTCTTGCGCCACGATCTGCCTTTTCATCATTGGCGAGGTACTCGGCAGTGTTAAAGGCTTTGTTGAAAATCCATCGGCCGAAGAACAGGGATTTACATTCAATGACAAAGTTGGTCTGTTCTCTCAGCTTTTTGTCGACTCTGGTAAACACCTGGGCGCTGGCCACGATCTGCTTGTGAAGCTTTCTCTGTTGGCTGATGTAGTCAAGCATGTTGTCCGGGCAGTCCTGCCATTTCTGGGACGCAAAGGTCAGGTGGATTTCATCAAAGCCAAAGATAATACCGTCATCGCCGTTGTCATAATCGATTAAGTCCTGCCAGCTGGTAATCTTTCCGTCCGCGTATTTGTAGTTGAAATTCGTATAGATTTTAAGTTTGGGGTATTTTTTATGCATGCGGTTTAAATACTCAACCATGGAGATGGTTT containing:
- a CDS encoding zonular occludens toxin domain-containing protein, which codes for MNYIIPFIAFTVFFIFYMMKFKPLIALFLGIVDFIKLDKKKFRGFGFWLYCGLGGSGKTISMVEYLNRMHKKYPKLKIYTNFNYKYADGKITSWQDLIDYDNGDDGIIFGFDEIHLTFASQKWQDCPDNMLDYISQQRKLHKQIVASAQVFTRVDKKLREQTNFVIECKSLFFGRWIFNKAFNTAEYLANDEKADRGARKRHRAWRYNFVAYNKIRHSYDTMQLMKELKKGKSPLEQQKTSLKQLLEVD